A section of the Salvelinus fontinalis isolate EN_2023a chromosome 33, ASM2944872v1, whole genome shotgun sequence genome encodes:
- the LOC129831874 gene encoding RNA-binding protein 7-like isoform X2: MGVADEADRTLFVGNLDPKVTEELLFELFLQAGPMFKVKIPKDNDGKQKAFGFVCFKHEVSVPYGMNLLNGATLFGRTLKVQFRAGSSHINSPGNSQNQSPVNTPNPHGAGGRYDKSPDQGSIQRTFSSPDSLQRQAMMQQLLGVNGGFPAGGIGLLGQPPTQQLQSGGGGSWQQDSSSTRGNREGYQQDSGRDQRYPGGSETGSNRHHRSQRDDQRGEHYHHDDRSGSSGGGRNRDDRWRDSSRDGRWRRY; this comes from the exons ATGGGAGTAGCGGATGAAGCAGACCGGACTCTCTTTGTTGGAAATTTGGATCCAAAAGTGACGGAAGAACTTTTATTCGAGCTCTTTTTACAG GCAGGACCTATGTTCAAAGTGAAAATTCCTAAAGACAATGATGGAAAACAGAAAGCGTTTGGATTTGTCTGTTTCAAGCATGAGGTGTCTGTACCCTATGGCATGAACCTGCTCAATGGGGCAACTCTATTCGGAAGAACTCTCAAAGTACAGTTCAGAGCAG GAAGCAGTCACATTAACAGCCCAGGGAACTCCCAGAATCAAAGCCCTGTGAATACTCCCAATCCACATGGGGCTGGGGGCAG ATATGACAAGAGCCCAGACCAGGGGTCCATCCAGAGGACCTTCTCCTCTCCTGATAGTCTGCAAAGACAGGCAATG ATGCAGCAGCTCCTGGGTGTGAATGGAGGCTTCCCAGCCGGCGGCATCGGGCTTCTAGGGCAGCcaccaacacagcagctacagagtggtggtggtgggtcctGGCAACAGGACAGCTCCTCAACTCGAGGCAACAGGGAGGGGTACCAGCAGGACAGCGGCAGGGACCAGCGCTACCCAGGAGGCTCTGAAACCGGCTCCAACCGGCACCACCGCAGCCAGCGAGATGACCAGCGAGGTGAACACTATCACCATGATGACAGGAGCGGGAGCAGCGGAGGCGGCCGTAACAGAGATGACAGGTGGCGGGATAGCTCCAGAGATGGTCGGTGGAGACGATACTGA
- the LOC129831874 gene encoding RNA-binding protein 7-like isoform X1 yields MGVADEADRTLFVGNLDPKVTEELLFELFLQAGPMFKVKIPKDNDGKQKAFGFVCFKHEVSVPYGMNLLNGATLFGRTLKVQFRAGSSHINSPGNSQNQSPVNTPNPHGAGGRYDKSPDQGSIQRTFSSPDSLQRQAMMNNMWQMQQLLGVNGGFPAGGIGLLGQPPTQQLQSGGGGSWQQDSSSTRGNREGYQQDSGRDQRYPGGSETGSNRHHRSQRDDQRGEHYHHDDRSGSSGGGRNRDDRWRDSSRDGRWRRY; encoded by the exons ATGGGAGTAGCGGATGAAGCAGACCGGACTCTCTTTGTTGGAAATTTGGATCCAAAAGTGACGGAAGAACTTTTATTCGAGCTCTTTTTACAG GCAGGACCTATGTTCAAAGTGAAAATTCCTAAAGACAATGATGGAAAACAGAAAGCGTTTGGATTTGTCTGTTTCAAGCATGAGGTGTCTGTACCCTATGGCATGAACCTGCTCAATGGGGCAACTCTATTCGGAAGAACTCTCAAAGTACAGTTCAGAGCAG GAAGCAGTCACATTAACAGCCCAGGGAACTCCCAGAATCAAAGCCCTGTGAATACTCCCAATCCACATGGGGCTGGGGGCAG ATATGACAAGAGCCCAGACCAGGGGTCCATCCAGAGGACCTTCTCCTCTCCTGATAGTCTGCAAAGACAGGCAATG ATGAACAACATGTGGCAGATGCAGCAGCTCCTGGGTGTGAATGGAGGCTTCCCAGCCGGCGGCATCGGGCTTCTAGGGCAGCcaccaacacagcagctacagagtggtggtggtgggtcctGGCAACAGGACAGCTCCTCAACTCGAGGCAACAGGGAGGGGTACCAGCAGGACAGCGGCAGGGACCAGCGCTACCCAGGAGGCTCTGAAACCGGCTCCAACCGGCACCACCGCAGCCAGCGAGATGACCAGCGAGGTGAACACTATCACCATGATGACAGGAGCGGGAGCAGCGGAGGCGGCCGTAACAGAGATGACAGGTGGCGGGATAGCTCCAGAGATGGTCGGTGGAGACGATACTGA